The genomic DNA GTGTCCTTGGTCATAAGACTGTAAGTTCCCTGAGTCACACTTCGCCAAAAGCCTCCAAAGTGTGTTCAAGTCAGTGCATGTGGCCATCACTCAGTGACAACTCCTCATCCTCTCTATCCACCTCTGACCTCCAGGTTAGAAAATCTGCTAATTAGGAGAATGGTGAGGAGGGGTTTATATTAAATAAACCCCCCcaaccaaacaataaaaaaaaacctccaacaaaatcaaaacagcaCTTGTGGAGAGCACACGGACCAGACCAGAACTTACTGGCTGAAACAAAATTTCCAGGTCCGTGAAAATGAagtaacttttttatttttgtatttgaatTATGCGGTGCCCTTCATGCCATCAATATGACACTGTGCTGATATGAGTAACTATTGATACAGCGTTGGTTCTCCAGTGGCACAGTCCCATCtccttggcagcagctgggtatctagaatcatggaatcacagaatggtttggcttggaagggaccttagaggTCTCCAAATTCCTCCTCAAATGTTCTGTGTTCTGGAAGAGAGACCAAGGCTCTTGTTCTGTGGTGTAAAATTTGGATTCAAAAAACCCGAACCGACCCAAAATTTCCATTACTTCAGAGCCTCaccccaggggctggcaggtCAAGGCTTCAGTCCAGCGTGTGGTGGGAAAGAGAAGGATCCTTGCAATTAGGTGGATTGGAGTGGAGTTGTGATTCCGTTACCAAAGGGTGGCTCAGCAGCAGAAGACAGCCCAAATGACAGAAATCCTGGCTCCGTTTTGCCACCTCTTGTGTTAAGTGTTCACCTTTAGTCACAGTCCTGACTTTTCTCTCCGACAGAAAGCATTAACAGAAAATCTAGGCCACCGTCACCGAGATTTAATTCTTCCATCTATGCAGAGACTTCAATCTtcataaactgcatttttaggCAACCAGCATTACTGGCTATTGAGGGCAGCCAAGTTAATCTTACCGAACACAGACTTCTCTAAATGAGGGTGGCCTGAAATAGCTCAATAGTATCCATAAGCTATAGTGGGGATAAAGCTGGGATATACCAAGGGAATAAAGGTAGGAACAACCTGAGGCTGAGTGGTGATGATGATATTTTGGCCTTCCAAAAGCAAGCTGAAAATACTCCCTGAGTGCAAGAGAGGATGTTTCTTTGGAAACAGACACATTGAGCTATTTCTTTAGATTACACCACTCATAGAAATGATGCAGCTTTACATTAAATTCCTATTGAGAAACATCCAGAAAAGTCCAGCTGACTTATTCATGGCACATTATTCCAAGCCCCAAATGCTAAATGTGGTCTCTAACAGCAGATTTGACCTCGGCCGTGCTCCAATAATTAGTCTATAGCGTGATCTTTATTAATAAAAGTTAATTGAAACCAAAACTCATCCCTCAGGATTTTCAATCAATgaacacacacacgcacacacacacaaaagagcCACGCTAAAGAGCACTGGAAAATCCAGCtttacagagaaagaaacaatggaaagaaaagccCTCACTAAAAATAGTGCTGGGCAGGAAATGTCGGCACCACCAATTCCAGCGCTGAATAACGCTTTGTCTTTGGGAACGTTATGCAGCAGGAGGCAAAAGTAAATCAGCAGCCAATTCTGCTGAGGAAAGTAAACATTTGGAGATGGGAAAATTGAGGCAAAGAAGTATTGAGGGACTTGCtcaaggtgaagaaaaaaaagaagtccttCTTGATTAATTGGTCATCTGTTCTGGTGGGACAGCAAGTCCTCAGCTGTAAAGGCCTAATTTCACCGCCCAGAGCAAGAGTTTATTATAGGCAaaccaaataaatgaaaatggaattgTTCCTCAGAGGTATTTGAAGACGCAGCTCTTGGTCAGCATTCTGAGGACCTTCTTGCTGAGCTTTTTGCTGTAAATCCAGCTTTTTATCCACTTTTCTTTGCTCATGACTTTGCCTGGAATCTCTCCTTCACAGGactgagagaaaacaagaaataatcTCACAGTTTTAATTACAATTACTTTAGATGAGGAGACAGATGGTGCTTGCAGGCCCATGGAGTGATCCCAGCACTATCACGAGTTCTGTGCTTAAAGATCTGACAGGAAAGTTTCTTCTGGatctgactgaaaaaaaatgaaacacgTACAAATTGTCCTCTTCAGCTTCTACGTTGCACATTGCTCCGCTGACTTTATGCAGAGAAGCTTTCTGCAGGTGAAGGGATTGATCTGGCAATGCAGGGAATGCTCCTGGTCTGTCCATCAGTGCTCAACTATGAATATGAGAAATATCTCATTACCTGCCAGACCTGAGGTGGTCTGAGCAAAGCAAGGAACTGCAAAACcttgcaaaaaaattttttttttccaataatcATTGGCCGCTGTGTATTGTAAGTCTTCATTCTGATGGTGTTTTTCTAAGGAATTAAGTAATTCCTTATGTGCCAATCTTGATGCTTTTGTCTCGCACCAAAACTTTTGAACTCTTTTAGATACACAAAGGCACAGGGGTCTTAAATATAGTAATTTCCTGTGAattttgggaaaataaatagaagaggGGCAGCAGGCCAGTGACTCTGCAGTGTGTGCACAACTTCTGAGACCAGAACATTTACTGGCATTATGGAGTTGCTCACATTATTCCATCAGGAGTTTATCCAAATGTGAGTACCCCAATCATCAGGGAAATTTTGCCTTTTATGTTTTaggagtttattttttattaaaccttGAGACACAGGAGAAACCAAGCTCATAGAAGTGtctcgggttttttttttaacatattcgATGTTCTTCTGCGTGTTTTTGTGAGCCACCTTTAGTTCAAtttttgaatctttttttaaCCAAGTGAAGTTcctggcagatttttttttctttagtcttgCAGTAGTTTAGTTATTCAGTCTTCTGGCAagatttacatttattttactttgctgaTCACAGGGTAAACAGGCCAGAAATTAAATAGTTATCATATAATTCAGTCCTGTCTGCGAAAACCTCACAGAAGAGCCTTTTCCTTCAACAGAAATGAGAGTGATTGTCCTCCTGTAATAGCTTAAAATACATTGGAGATAATGTGCTTAAAGAATAAGAAAGATGTGTTCTAATGACCAGTGATAGCTCTAAAGTATTTCAAGAGCTTGGTTCAAAGCCCCTTGAAAGGAATAACAGTCCTTCTGCTGACATTACTAATCTTGGGATCGGGCTCATTAACGTATTGCAGATATTATATCCCCAGCTgccaaaaagctgaaaaaaaccagggGAGAATGTAGTCATAAAAATAGACATCAAATACATTTCTCTTCTGGGAATTAATATAGAAGCGAAATATCGCTGCTACTACTACTCTCTGGGGCTTTATTACAGATATTTCTTGactgtttttaaaggaattaaCAGGGCAAGCAGTTCGTCTCATCCAGAACTCTGCCTCCAGCAAGGGCCAGCGTCTAATGCCACCGAGCCTGGCAAAGGCTCGGGTGGCTGCAATAGTTTTCACCCCGGCGCTGCGAATCAGTCCTTtccgggctgtgctgtgctgatggagaggaggaagggtGGGAGGGAAAACGGACATATTCGGGCAAGACTTTCCCCGTCTTTGGCCTCTCTCGGATTAATTACAGATCGATAGTCGGTACTCGCCGGCTTTTATAGCTCATTAGCAGCACACGGTGCCAGGGTGTAAATTTGTTACAGAGCTCGCCAAGAATCCGGGGGGTGTCTGGACTCCAATGTCCGCTCGGGGCTATAAATGAGACGCAACTGAGCTGACCAGTTTGGGCTCCGGGCGGACAAATAATGCTCGGGATCTTCACCTGTGGCTCCCCAAGCGCCGTGCAGACCCATGTGTGCGTGTGGGCATGTGCGTGTTCGTGTCAGAGAGCGAGAGGGCGAGCGGAGGGATGGTGAGTGCCGCTCCTCCGTGCAGCACAACCCGCAACCAGGCGCTTATTCCTTTCCAGCTCTCGGATCGTTCTCAGGTGGCCCACCTGCCCGCCCGCGGACACGGCGCTAGTAAGGGAATAATACCGTGCGAACGCCTcggcagcccccagccccggctctGGGGAGCCCCGCTCTGTCTCTTTAAGGAACCCGGCGAGTCGTGATGCTGCTGTTTGTATTGCCGAATCCCCAGGAGTGCAGTTAAGAAACGGGCAGCTGTCTCTTTAAGTGTGATTTCCTTCTATTGTATTTGAATCGTgatcaggaaaaaggaaatgaaaccaGAGAGCCGGGGCTGAGCCACGGAGTAATAACAATCGCGGGGAtgcggccgccgccgctctcAGCGCTGCCGCCCGGGCGCGGAGCGTGTGCGGAGCTGGCCGAGCGGAGGCTCCGCTGAGCGCCGAGCCGCGGTGGCGGCCGCAGCCGCCGgtccccgcccgccgcgggagcggccccggcggccGGGGCGCGGGGGGAGCGCGGCGGGGATGGGAGGTCAGCGCCGGgggggccgtgcggggccgcgggggtggggggagccgtgcggggccggagcgcagccccagcccctgcgtgtgtctgtgtgtctcgGTGCCGCAGGAGGAAATCCTGTGAATGTCATCGCGGGCCGGCGGGGCAGCGCGGCTGGCGACAAGGCTCCGCGAGCAGACGGCCTctgcgggggcggcgggggcagAGCCCACCAGCGGCACGCCACAAAGGAACCGGCCCTGCCAATGTCATCGGCCATCGAGAGGAAAAGCCTCGATCCTTCCGAGTAAGTGCGCGCTTTTCCTCGCCGGTCCCCCCCAGCTCGCCGCGGTCCCCGGGAGCCCGGCCGCGCCGCTCGCCCTCCCCGACGGAGCCGCCGCCGGCATTGTGTGCCCGGCAGCCCCGGAGGGTTCGGCCCCCGGCGCCCCCAGCCTCCTTCCCCCGCACCGGCACCGGGCTGGCCCGGCCCTGcggggctgagctgtggggcGCTTGGGCACAGCCCCCCAAGttgtgggaaggagcagccGGGAGCGGGCAATTCCCCCCGGGCAGGGCATCCAGCGCTCGCTCATCCCACAGCGGGGTGGTGGGGATGCTCggccagagagagagagagagcaccCCGCTTCCCGAGCTTTCGGGTTTTCCGTCCCGAGGGACCCTCTCTGCCCCATCCCCGATCTGCCCAACTCGCTGCAGCCGAGCAGTGAAAGGTCAGGGCTTTAATCTGCGGGTGCCCAACTTCCACGTTTTCGTAACGCAACTTCCAAGAGCTCGTAGAAAGCTTTGGTGGGGGCTGGGTGTTCTGCTGAGAGCACGTAGACAGACTCGATGGACGGGATGTAGGCGATGAGAATTTCCCTCCCTGGATTCCCCACTCGGGAAAGGGACCGGCTGCCGTGGCCAGATCCAGGCGCTCTCCCGGGCTGTGCTCCCGCCGTCCCGCCCCGTTCCTGCGGCACACCTCGGCACGGGAACTCGGGCACAGACCCAGGGTCACTTGGGTGCTAATTAACTGCACTTCGGCTTGTCTGCGATGGCGataagagagatgaaaaaaagaaataatattataAAATCGCAGCTTCCAGATAATGCTTAAAACATCTCGCTCAGTAAATTGAGTCATTCGTGGTTTGTTTCCTGTGAGATACTAAAAATGCCATCGCTGGGAGCCTGGAGCGAGCACATGGGAACCGCCGCTTTTGGGGATTAAATCACTTCATTCCACGGTGTTGTACATGTTACGTTTtcttttaggtttgttttttttttttttttttttttttttttttttttttttttggtttttttttttttgtttttttgtgtttttttttggttttttttttttaagaaactcTAATCCCAGCTCCTAATGATGTCCAGCTTTCAACtacaaagttttttttttttaaaaaatctttgtttattTACCTGCCTTGTGTTCTGGCGGCTTAAGTGCTGGCTTAGAAATGCACGGACATCAAAAGCCTAATGTGTAAACCAGGACTGCTGTTCTGCATAAACATCCGTCGGGCTGTTCCGGAGCTTAGGGCTCTCACAGAAACCTGGCTGGGGATTCCCAGACGCCCCTCGGATGAAATATTTTGGGGTACACTCCAAAGTTTCAAATAACGGATAATAAAGGATAATGATGTGTGCTGCCTTCGACTGAAAAGCTCTCAAAAGTTGTCAGCACGGAGCCCGTGTGTTAGGAAAGGGAGCATGCAGCCCAAAAGGATACATTTGGGAGAAGTAGGGCCTAATCATGAATTCCCCgtgattttaatgaaaactcACAGGAtggagagctggcaggagagggGTGTTACGACACAGACAGCAGTTTAAACTTAGAAGGGAGAAACCAGTGCAGAATAGAACCAGAGAATATCTCAGGGCTCAGCTTGCCTAAATAAAACCGGCAGGATCACTTTCTCAGCCCAGAAGTTCTTGACCAGAGGTCGTTCCTCCCTGctgaagaaagtaatttttgccCAGAAAACTGCTGATCCAGTAAATAAGCAGGagtaatacaatttttttcctgttgcctgCTGGAAACTGGGAGCAGAGCTTCTTCATCAGTGTAGGTCTCCTCTGCCCCCACCAGCCCAGGGGAGGACAGACCAATGACAGAAGCAAATTGCTCGGGGACTCTGTGCTGGAGCACTAATCcaataatatgaaaaaattttGGGGTCCACTCTACTAGCCACAGTCTTGAAATGAAGCAAGTGCTTAAGGGATGGTTCCAGCAGATTTTTTGATTGACTTCTCTGGCATTTGGATGAAGCCCAAAACTACAAAACTGAGTTCAGGCACcgttcttttaatttttttgctcttctttttttttttttttttttttttttttaataaagttgtGAAATTACCCCAAGAGACCCAGAAATCCTTAAGAAAGaggctttgaagaaaaaaatcttgcttcTTTTACCAGAACTATCCTAGATCTCCAAGCTTTttagaaaaaggaacaaaatcagGTGCATAAAGAATCAGGGCTAATATCACAATAAAGACTTGTTCCTCCTTTTACTCACGGATGTGTAAATCCCAGATAATTGAGGTGTGTTGGCACAGACCCATCCCAGGGGATTCATGTCCTTGgctaagggaaaaaagaagtccTGCAGCAACATGAGGCAGAATGCTGGCTTTATTAAAACCAGCAGCGAGACTTAAACCAGTTGGGCAACAGAATCGGCTGTTGCGTTCATTCATTTCGTGCTGTTCTGAGGAATGACACCTTCAAGCTTAGTCTCCAAATTTCCATTTCCCAACAGGAAGTGTCAAATCCCTTGGGTGCCTTTCTTAGTCCTGGTGAAAACGAGCAAAACCAAGGACACCATCCCTGCCCTAACCTGTCCGAGCTTGTgattcattttgcttttccttctcgTGGCGCGGCCGCTCTCGGGGCGGGTTTCCCTCGCCCAGCGACTGTCTCATTCCTCAGGGAGCCGGTGGATGAGGTGCTGCAGATCCCCCCGTCGCTGCTGACATGCGGGGGGTGCCAGCAGAACATCGGGGACCGCTATTTCCTGAAGGCCATCGACCAGTACTGGCACGAGGACTGCCTCAGCTGCGACCTGTGCGGCTGCCGCCTCGGCGAGGTGGGCAGGCGCCTCTACTACAAACTGGGCAGGAAGCTCTGCAGGAGGGACTATCTCAGGTAAGCTCCTCACAGCCTTCCTCCCTCGTTTGCTGAGTACAGCTGGGAAGAAGGAATTCCTTTGAAATGGCTCTCAACGCCTGGCAATGGGTGTGACAGCGTCTGCAAGCTCAGGTTGGCAGTATGGGCTCCTGCCGTGGGATCCCtgaattgtttgggttggaaagggacCTTACAGCTCCTCTTGTGTCAGCCCCTCTGCCGCTTTCCACTAGGACAGGTTGCTCCAATGcccctccaacctggccttccagggatggggcatccacagcttctctgggcaacctgggccAGAGCCTCACctcagggaagaattccttcccaatatcccaacTAAACACACCCTCTGTCACtttaaagccattctcccttgtcccttgtccaaagtccaTCTCCAACTCTCCTGGAacccctttaggcactggaaggggctctaagaTCTCCCCACAGCCTTCTCCAGAGTGCACAGCCCCAACTCCCTCAGCTTGTCCTCATAGTTTTGGGATCCATATGCGTATTTTAGTATTGCTGGGATTCTTCAGTAAGTTCTAGATAAAACTAGAGATTATCTGTGTTGGTTAGATAAACAACTTGGAGTTTTTTACAGTTAAatctttaaaagtttttttggggaaaaaaaaaagcatttttaatgaaaattaaagcaatgcTACACACTGTGGACAAACCAGAATTATTTGATAATGTGAAGAATACAGGAAGAGATCATAGGACTCAGAGTTGTTTGCATCTGTCATTCTGCACAGACCTAACCCCATAGCTCCAGGTGAAGGGTCACTGTGGCATTCTGGCaataagaaaatgggaaaaggggCTGAATTCCAGCAATCTGCCACTGAGCTGGCAATAAACTGATTCCCCTGAATGGTTTTAAAgagttttctgcttctcccagtATTGCCTTGGAGCTTAAAGGTGTTTAAACCCAGGTGAGAGGTGAAAGAtcatttggggttttggcaTTCTTAAGTCTGGTGCTGAATAAGCAAGAATTTGCACATTTTGCAATTTGTAGAATCAGATCCTACAAATGCACTTGTTATGGGTGTTTTCATCAATAACTCTCTGCCTGTCTGTTTTGCTGAAATTTGTAAGTAAATGATTAATTTGAGACAAAgatatttcacaaaaaatgaTAACAAAGGATCTTTACATTCTTGATTAAAAGGGATTGGTCTTTGTGCTGGTTGGGTTCCATTTCTTCTAATGGATCCCTAAAGTGTCAGGAGGTTTGTGGAACAGAATAATGATATTTGGTAttcttccagctttttttctgaaggctAATTTACCTGCCaataaaaactaaaccaaaatcTCAGTGGACTTCCTAATTTTGCAGTTCCTGGGCTTTGCTGATGGGAATTTTGCTGAGCAAAAGTTTAAGAACTGAGTTCTACTAATGGGACCATTTGTAAATCCAGCAGTGATCCAGTGTTAATTACACTTCCCAGATATTCATTTCATCTTGAAATGGAAGCAAGAGGAAGTATGGCAATAcaattaatgcattttcttgCAGTGAAATGCAacgtttttatttttttaataatgcaacAGATAATATCTTCCctcattaatgaaaaaattgGCAACCTTTGTGTAACCCTAGTGTTACTTTCCCTGGGCAGAAGTAAACACTGACATCTCCTGGTAGACAAAAGGAATTATGTTCTTTCTCCTTAAAGGTCCCTTAATTTACCAGACATCCTTTTTCCAGTTCAGAAGATGATTTATATCAGGCAAAGTAAATGCTGGAGATCTGTAAGAGGTGGAAAAACTCTTTCCAGAATTAGTATGGAAGTTTAGAAGTCAAACTCAATGAACACATCGCCTGTAGCATTCGTCccttttaagaataaaatgtaaatatattcaTGCTTCTTTATTCCTGATTTGACTTGATAAACTGCAGGGCATTCCTCAGAGGCTCCTTTTCATAGGCAATGCCATGAGGACCTCAGCAGGGTTTCTCCATGTGGATTAAAGAGCAGTCCGCAGCATAAATCTGTTTCATAGGTATTTAGGAGGTCTTAGAATGTGTCCTTCTAAGGAAGGAGAAAACCCATCAGGAGTGTCTTCATGGATATAGAAATGTTTGAAAGCATTTCCAGTGTGGAGGCACAGACAAAAGGCAGGAGAGCCTTAGACCATGGCTTATCCC from Sylvia atricapilla isolate bSylAtr1 chromosome 6, bSylAtr1.pri, whole genome shotgun sequence includes the following:
- the LMO2 gene encoding rhombotin-2, encoding MGGGNPVNVIAGRRGSAAGDKAPRADGLCGGGGGRAHQRHATKEPALPMSSAIERKSLDPSEEPVDEVLQIPPSLLTCGGCQQNIGDRYFLKAIDQYWHEDCLSCDLCGCRLGEVGRRLYYKLGRKLCRRDYLRLFGQDGLCASCEKRIRAYEMTMRVKDKVYHLECFKCAACQKHFCVGDRYLLINSDIVCEQDIYEWTKINGMI